A window from Bosea sp. ANAM02 encodes these proteins:
- a CDS encoding ferredoxin: MHHLDPKTRNAADLALDCYKHCHGMAMTHCLGAGGAHAEPDHLRLMAACAEICRTTAHLLLMDSVHGRHMARECAEVCEACATDCARVGDMESCVAACRACAKACAALSA, from the coding sequence ATGCACCATCTCGACCCGAAGACGCGAAACGCAGCCGACCTTGCACTCGACTGCTACAAGCATTGCCATGGCATGGCGATGACCCATTGCCTTGGGGCTGGTGGTGCCCATGCCGAGCCGGACCATCTCCGCCTGATGGCGGCCTGCGCCGAAATCTGCCGGACGACGGCGCATCTGCTTCTGATGGACTCGGTCCACGGCCGCCACATGGCCAGGGAATGCGCGGAGGTCTGCGAGGCCTGCGCGACCGACTGCGCACGGGTCGGCGACATGGAATCCTGCGTCGCCGCCTGCCGGGCCTGCGCTAAGGCCTGTGCCGCGCTCTCTGCCTAG
- a CDS encoding aldehyde dehydrogenase family protein, with the protein MNAPFKNLIAGEWAGGANASRNINPSNTNDVVGEYTQGTVEDLNDAVAAAKAAFPAWSRSTPQERYDILKKASDEILARKDELGRLLSREEGKTLAEGIGEATRAGQVFAFFAGECLRLGGEMIPSVRPGVGVEITREAVGIVGMITPWNFPIAIPAWKIAPALAWGNCVVLKPADLVPGSAWALVDILQRAGLPKGALNLVMGRGSVVGQALLEHKDVAAISFTGSVGTGRKVAAACIAGNPMKKVQLEMGGKNPLVVLDNADLKVAVEVAVNGAFFSTGQRCTASSRLIVQAGIHDRFVEACIERLKTVVVDDALKAGTHIGPVVDQSQLDQDLKYIQIAKDEGGKLVFGGELLKRDTPGFYLQPALFTETTNAMRISREEVFGPVANIVRVKDYEEALAVANDTEFGLSSGICTTSLKHATHFKRNSEAGMVMVNLPTAGVDYHVPFGGRKGSSYGPREQGAYAKEFYTTVKTAYTLA; encoded by the coding sequence ATGAACGCGCCTTTCAAGAACCTCATCGCCGGCGAATGGGCCGGCGGGGCCAATGCCTCGCGCAACATCAACCCCTCGAACACCAACGACGTGGTCGGCGAGTACACGCAAGGCACGGTCGAGGACCTGAACGACGCGGTCGCTGCCGCCAAGGCCGCCTTCCCGGCCTGGAGCCGCTCCACCCCGCAGGAGCGCTACGACATCCTGAAGAAGGCCTCCGACGAGATCCTCGCCCGCAAGGACGAGCTTGGCCGTCTGCTCTCGCGCGAGGAGGGCAAGACGCTGGCGGAAGGCATCGGCGAGGCGACCCGCGCCGGCCAGGTCTTCGCCTTCTTCGCCGGCGAGTGCCTGCGCCTGGGCGGCGAGATGATTCCGTCGGTGCGCCCCGGCGTCGGCGTCGAGATCACCCGCGAGGCGGTCGGCATCGTCGGCATGATCACGCCCTGGAACTTCCCGATCGCGATCCCGGCCTGGAAGATCGCGCCCGCGCTCGCCTGGGGCAACTGCGTCGTCCTGAAGCCCGCCGATCTCGTGCCGGGCTCGGCCTGGGCGCTGGTCGACATCCTGCAGCGCGCCGGCCTGCCCAAGGGCGCACTCAACCTCGTCATGGGCCGCGGTTCGGTCGTCGGCCAGGCGCTGCTGGAGCATAAGGACGTCGCGGCGATCTCCTTCACCGGCTCGGTCGGCACCGGCCGCAAGGTCGCGGCTGCCTGTATCGCCGGCAATCCGATGAAGAAGGTCCAGCTCGAGATGGGCGGCAAGAATCCGCTCGTCGTGCTCGACAACGCCGACCTGAAGGTCGCCGTCGAGGTTGCCGTCAACGGCGCCTTCTTCTCCACCGGCCAGCGCTGCACAGCCTCCTCGCGCCTGATCGTCCAGGCCGGCATCCACGACAGGTTCGTCGAGGCCTGCATCGAGCGCCTCAAGACCGTCGTCGTCGACGACGCGCTGAAGGCCGGCACCCATATCGGCCCGGTCGTCGACCAGAGCCAGCTCGACCAGGACCTGAAATATATCCAGATCGCCAAGGACGAGGGCGGCAAGCTGGTCTTCGGCGGCGAGCTCCTGAAGCGCGACACTCCCGGCTTCTATCTCCAGCCTGCGCTCTTCACCGAGACCACCAATGCCATGCGCATCTCGCGCGAGGAGGTCTTCGGCCCGGTCGCCAACATCGTCCGCGTCAAGGACTATGAGGAAGCGCTGGCCGTCGCCAACGACACCGAGTTCGGCCTGTCGTCGGGCATCTGCACGACCTCGCTCAAGCATGCGACGCATTTCAAGCGCAACAGCGAGGCCGGCATGGTGATGGTCAACCTGCCGACGGCGGGCGTCGACTATCACGTGCCGTTCGGTGGCCGGAAGGGCTCCAGCTACGGCCCGCGCGAGCAGGGCGCCTACGCCAAAGAGTTCTACACCACGGTCAAGACGGCCTACACGCTGGCCTGA
- a CDS encoding diacylglycerol kinase family protein: protein MRYTIVANARAGTVLEAGAGAFAARLEAAFAAHGCGADIHLVPPREIDDALSLAIEDRHAMPVLAGGDGTINGALPVLIQADRPIGILPMGTVNVLGRDLGLFGTLEQQVAALCGGEPVEMDVGRVNDRLFHSLSGMGFFSLMAREREYARRRFPFSRAAAFGVAATRSILFTRPVTLDITVGGEHRIVEADAVLVTVNRFEGTDWRRPRLDDGIFEVHVLNAGGLYSRGKAALSVVSGRWRDSHNLTSFTGDAVTLTRRDTRRGHITFDGEVERKAGPLSYGLLPRALQVIAARPASH from the coding sequence ATGCGCTACACGATCGTCGCCAATGCCCGTGCCGGAACAGTTCTCGAAGCCGGCGCCGGCGCCTTTGCGGCGCGGCTGGAGGCCGCCTTCGCGGCCCATGGCTGCGGTGCGGACATTCATCTCGTGCCGCCGCGCGAGATCGACGATGCGCTGTCGCTCGCGATCGAGGATCGTCATGCGATGCCGGTCCTGGCCGGCGGCGACGGCACCATCAACGGAGCCCTGCCGGTCCTGATCCAGGCCGATCGCCCGATCGGCATCCTGCCGATGGGGACGGTCAACGTTCTCGGCCGCGACCTTGGTCTGTTCGGCACGCTGGAGCAGCAGGTCGCGGCGCTCTGCGGTGGCGAGCCGGTCGAGATGGATGTCGGCCGTGTCAACGACCGGCTTTTCCACTCGCTTTCCGGCATGGGCTTCTTCAGCCTGATGGCGCGCGAGCGCGAATATGCCCGCCGCCGCTTCCCCTTCAGCCGCGCTGCTGCCTTCGGCGTTGCGGCGACGCGCTCGATCCTGTTCACCCGGCCGGTCACGCTCGACATCACCGTCGGCGGCGAGCATCGCATCGTCGAGGCCGATGCCGTGCTCGTCACCGTCAACCGTTTCGAAGGGACGGACTGGCGCCGCCCGCGGCTCGACGACGGAATCTTCGAGGTTCATGTGCTCAATGCCGGCGGCCTCTATTCGCGCGGCAAGGCGGCGCTATCCGTCGTGTCCGGCCGTTGGCGCGACTCGCACAACCTGACCTCCTTCACCGGCGATGCGGTGACGCTGACCCGGCGCGACACGCGGCGCGGCCACATCACCTTCGACGGGGAAGTCGAGCGCAAGGCCGGGCCGTTGAGCTACGGCCTGTTGCCCAGGGCGTTGCAAGTGATCGCGGCGCGTCCCGCCAGCCATTGA
- a CDS encoding PRC-barrel domain-containing protein encodes MTDVPMTAAATANPLIAGARVAGTDVYNTAGDHLGEIYDVMLDKLTGKVAYAIMSFGGFLGLGEKYHPIPWSVLDYDTQRGGYVVPLSKEQLEAAPMYDSEGEPDWEDKAYGKRVHDYYGTMPYWMM; translated from the coding sequence ATGACCGATGTTCCCATGACCGCTGCCGCGACCGCCAATCCGCTGATCGCGGGTGCACGCGTCGCCGGCACCGATGTCTACAACACCGCCGGTGACCATCTCGGCGAGATCTACGACGTGATGCTCGACAAGCTGACCGGAAAGGTCGCCTACGCGATCATGTCCTTCGGCGGCTTTCTCGGTTTGGGCGAGAAATACCATCCCATCCCGTGGAGCGTGCTCGACTACGACACGCAGCGCGGCGGCTATGTCGTGCCCTTGAGCAAGGAGCAGCTGGAGGCCGCGCCGATGTATGACAGCGAAGGCGAGCCCGACTGGGAGGACAAGGCTTACGGCAAGCGTGTCCACGATTACTACGGCACGATGCCCTACTGGATGATGTAA
- a CDS encoding transglutaminase family protein, translating into MRIRYGYRIELVCAHDMPLITLLDVHPSRRHDLTTPDEMTVTALADPGLPITVTQDLDAFGNIRRRMVAPPGGIRLESEGIVHDSGEPDIVNRSAREVSPSRLPDAALVYLLGSRYCETDKLYDQAWSLFGQVQPGWSRVQAIVDFVHNHLTFGYHFARNTRTAAEAFEERIGVCRDFAHLAVTLCRCMNIPARYCNGYLGDIGVPANPAPMDFNAWFEVFLGGRWYTFDARHNEPRIGRVVIARGRDATDVAMISSFGAHTLQRFEVITEEVEDVPMPLMPPMPEQFDARPAAA; encoded by the coding sequence ATGCGCATCCGCTACGGCTATCGGATCGAGCTGGTCTGTGCCCATGACATGCCTTTGATCACATTGCTCGACGTGCACCCGTCGCGTCGGCACGACCTGACGACGCCGGACGAGATGACCGTGACCGCGCTCGCCGACCCAGGCCTGCCGATCACGGTGACGCAGGATCTCGACGCCTTCGGCAATATCCGCCGCCGCATGGTCGCGCCGCCAGGTGGCATTCGTCTGGAATCCGAGGGGATCGTCCATGATTCCGGCGAGCCCGACATCGTCAATCGGTCCGCTCGCGAGGTCTCGCCGTCGCGCCTGCCCGACGCGGCTCTCGTCTATCTGCTCGGCAGCCGCTATTGCGAGACCGACAAGCTCTACGATCAGGCCTGGAGTCTGTTCGGGCAGGTCCAGCCGGGCTGGTCGCGCGTGCAGGCGATCGTCGACTTCGTCCACAACCACCTGACCTTCGGCTATCATTTCGCCCGCAATACCCGCACGGCTGCCGAGGCCTTCGAGGAGCGTATCGGCGTCTGCCGCGACTTCGCGCACCTGGCGGTGACGCTCTGCCGCTGCATGAATATCCCGGCGCGCTACTGCAACGGCTATCTCGGCGACATCGGTGTGCCCGCCAACCCAGCGCCGATGGATTTCAACGCCTGGTTCGAGGTCTTCCTCGGCGGGCGCTGGTACACCTTCGACGCCCGCCATAACGAACCGCGCATCGGCCGCGTCGTGATCGCGCGTGGCCGCGACGCGACCGACGTGGCCATGATCAGCTCCTTCGGCGCCCATACGCTGCAGCGCTTCGAAGTCATCACGGAGGAGGTCGAGGATGTTCCGATGCCGCTGATGCCGCCGATGCCGGAGCAGTTCGACGCGCGCCCGGCCGCCGCGTAA
- a CDS encoding UTRA domain-containing protein → MTETRLDAVKLDGTGPVYDQIRRAIRDLVVSGEWPPGTSVPPEHALMEQLGASRMTVHRALVQLAREGLIVRRRRSGTVVATPPASHAMLDILSIPDEVRQLGQAYAYEVLARADGRPSPEVAELFGLKRSDKVAHLLVLHRADGKPHVLEERVIHAAGVTGLAEEDFAATPPGDWLLQHSLWSQAEHAISAVGAGEEQAALLEIAEGEPCLLVERRTWNQLQSVTAVRLLYPGFRHRFVGRFGPYGAA, encoded by the coding sequence ATGACGGAAACCCGGCTCGATGCGGTGAAGCTGGACGGCACCGGGCCGGTCTATGACCAGATCCGGCGGGCGATCCGCGATCTCGTCGTCAGCGGGGAATGGCCGCCGGGCACCAGCGTGCCGCCCGAGCATGCATTGATGGAGCAGCTCGGCGCCTCGCGCATGACCGTGCATCGCGCCCTCGTCCAGCTCGCCCGCGAGGGGCTGATCGTCCGCCGCCGCCGCTCGGGAACCGTCGTCGCGACGCCGCCGGCGAGCCACGCCATGCTGGACATCCTGTCGATCCCGGACGAGGTGCGCCAGCTCGGCCAGGCCTATGCCTATGAGGTGCTGGCACGCGCGGATGGCCGGCCTTCGCCGGAGGTGGCCGAGCTTTTCGGCCTGAAGCGCTCGGATAAGGTCGCGCATCTTCTCGTCCTGCACCGTGCTGACGGCAAGCCGCATGTGCTGGAGGAGCGCGTCATCCACGCCGCGGGTGTGACCGGGCTCGCGGAGGAGGATTTCGCCGCGACCCCGCCGGGCGACTGGCTCCTGCAGCACAGCCTCTGGTCGCAGGCCGAGCACGCGATCAGTGCGGTCGGGGCGGGCGAGGAGCAGGCCGCCCTGCTGGAAATCGCGGAGGGCGAGCCCTGCCTGCTGGTCGAGCGCCGGACCTGGAACCAGTTGCAGTCGGTGACGGCGGTGCGTCTGCTCTATCCCGGCTTCCGCCACCGCTTCGTCGGGCGCTTCGGGCCGTACGGGGCCGCCTGA
- a CDS encoding pyridoxamine 5'-phosphate oxidase family protein — protein MPDTELQDRIWTALAAHPVYMVSIVADGMLKTRPMSGHLDRDHHRILFITHRHTGIIGAALRSPSVGVAISHEDRNFYTAISCSASEVPDRETLREVWTPMASAWFPNGPEDPDATLLALTPTSAEIWDGPSSSMLVAFKLATAKILGRMPDLGVNATIDMR, from the coding sequence ATGCCAGACACCGAACTGCAGGATCGCATCTGGACCGCTCTGGCCGCGCACCCGGTCTACATGGTCTCCATCGTCGCCGACGGCATGCTGAAGACCCGACCGATGTCCGGCCATCTCGACCGCGACCATCACCGCATCCTCTTCATCACGCACCGGCATACGGGCATCATCGGGGCCGCCCTGCGCTCGCCATCGGTCGGCGTGGCGATCAGCCACGAGGACCGCAACTTCTATACTGCGATCTCGTGCTCAGCCTCGGAAGTTCCGGACCGCGAGACACTGCGCGAGGTCTGGACGCCGATGGCGAGCGCCTGGTTCCCGAACGGTCCCGAGGACCCGGACGCGACCCTGCTGGCACTGACGCCGACCTCGGCGGAAATCTGGGACGGCCCGTCGAGCAGCATGCTGGTCGCCTTCAAGCTGGCAACGGCCAAGATTCTCGGCCGCATGCCCGATCTCGGCGTCAACGCCACGATCGATATGCGCTGA
- a CDS encoding phosphatase PAP2 family protein has protein sequence MPQPRILVPATAALVFLGLALLIVSGRSFSLDTTLIMLFRDPANPAVPLGPAWFQEAVRDMTALGSFIGLFFMALTATLALWLCGYRHLAIGLVVSLAAAFLASTGLKIAIARERPDIVEHAALTFTASFPSGHAFLSAVTLLTIAGFVGLASRRADIARFCMIMAVVMIGLIGLSRIYLGVHWPSDVLGGWALGVVWSSVVIAWLGRRMAASDPA, from the coding sequence TTGCCCCAGCCTCGCATCCTGGTGCCCGCGACCGCCGCCCTCGTCTTTCTCGGGCTCGCGCTGCTGATCGTTTCCGGGCGCAGCTTCTCACTCGATACCACGCTGATCATGCTGTTTCGCGATCCGGCCAATCCGGCGGTGCCGCTCGGACCGGCCTGGTTTCAGGAGGCCGTGCGCGACATGACCGCGCTTGGCAGCTTCATCGGCCTGTTCTTCATGGCGCTGACGGCGACGCTGGCGCTCTGGCTCTGCGGCTATCGCCATCTCGCGATCGGGCTCGTCGTCAGCCTCGCCGCCGCCTTCCTGGCAAGCACCGGCCTGAAGATCGCGATCGCCCGCGAACGGCCCGACATCGTCGAACATGCCGCCCTGACCTTCACGGCGAGCTTCCCGAGTGGCCACGCCTTCCTCTCGGCCGTGACGCTGCTGACCATTGCCGGCTTCGTCGGCCTCGCCTCGCGGCGGGCGGACATCGCCCGCTTCTGCATGATCATGGCTGTGGTCATGATCGGCCTGATTGGGCTCAGCCGCATCTATCTCGGCGTGCATTGGCCGTCCGACGTCCTCGGCGGCTGGGCTCTCGGGGTCGTCTGGTCGAGCGTCGTGATCGCCTGGCTCGGCCGCAGGATGGCCGCCTCCGATCCGGCCTGA